From a single Phragmites australis chromosome 7, lpPhrAust1.1, whole genome shotgun sequence genomic region:
- the LOC133924958 gene encoding cinnamyl alcohol dehydrogenase 7-like has protein sequence MAPAESEQHPRKALALAAHDASGRVTPIRISRRDTGDDDVAIQILYCGICHSDLHTIKNEWRNAIYPVIAGHEIAGLVTEVGKNVQKFSVGDKVGVGCMVNTCQSCESCNEGLENYCSKIIFTYNSRDRDGTVTCGGYSDMVVVNENFVIRFPDSMPLDKGAPLLCAGITVYTPMKYHGLNEPGKHIGVLGLGGLGHVAVKFAKAFGMRVTVISTSPDKKEEAMERLGADAFVVSSDANQMKSAMGTMHGIINTASASVSMYPYLGLLKPQGKMILLGLPEKPLQISAFALVGGGKTLAGSCMGSIRDTQEMIDFAAEHGLTADIELVGAEDVNWAMERLAKGEVRYRFVIDVGNTLVAA, from the exons GGACACTGGAGATGACGATGTCGCTATACAGATACTGTACTGCGGGATATGTCACTCTGACCTGCACACCATCAAGAATGAGTGGAGGAACGCCATCTACCCAGTTATTGCCGG ACACGAGATCGCCGGACTGGTCACCGAGGTTGGCAAGAACGTGCAGAAGTTCAGCGTTGGCGACAAGGTTGGCGTCGGGTGCATGGTCAACACTTGCCAGTCCTGCGAGAGCTGCAATGAAGGGTTGGAGAACTACTGCTCCAAGATCATCTTCACGTACAACTCCCGTGACAGGGATGGCACCGTCACCTGCGGTGGCTACTCCGACATGGTCGTCGTGAATGAGAACTTCGTCATCCGGTTCCCTGACAGCATGCCCCTCGACAAAGGCGCACCTCTGCTCTGCGCTGGGATAACCGTGTACACTCCCATGAAGTACCACGGGCTGAACGAGCCGGGGAAGCATATAGGCGTGCTCGGCCTTGGTGGGCTTGGGCATGTCGCTGTGAAGTTCGCAAAGGCGTTCGGGATGAGAGTGACCGTGATCAGCACATCGCCGGACAAGAAGGAGGAGGCTATGGAGAGGCTTGGCGCGGATGCCTTTGTTGTCAGCAGCGATGCTAATCAGATGAAG TCTGCTATGGGCACCATGCATGGCATTATAAACACGGCCTCTGCAAGCGTGTCCATGTACCCTTACTTGGGGCTCCTCAAGCCCCAGGGCAAGATGATCTTGCTTGGCCTGCCTGAGAAGCCTCTGCAGATCTCTGCCTTCGCTTTGGTTGGCG GCGGCAAAACTCTGGCCGGAAGCTGCATGGGGAGCATCAGGGACACGCAGGAGATGATCGACTTCGCCGCTGAGCACGGGTTGACGGCCGACATCGAGCTGGTCGGCGCTGAGGACGTGAACTGGGCCATGGAGCGCCTCGCCAAAGGCGAGGTCAGGTACCGCTTCGTCATCGACGTCGGTAACACCCTCGTAGCGGCATGA